From the genome of Geothrix sp. 21YS21S-4, one region includes:
- a CDS encoding MMPL family transporter: MTGLLRRLLRLHLSPRPAGLWAVVAGLTFLLGLGALRVERALDLMSLLPVEHPAVRANLEAGVGQQELLWLVAEGSEGDLEARRAWAEGLVDRLLTAGDLPLNGLAAEGRLSEPIPVPGPGGVSPWPALLAVGALAEGDAAVGRLTTETLYTLAPAWLGDRLSPLKEPAELKRRLEATARALGSPEPLPAALARLDPLGLRDLAPAAGGGMAKARELGRAFTLRMHTGYLETKDGRFVMLPLVAGFPASDVKAATRALTWLSRGAAGPLPTSARLGDLEAALKPQADRPFPVQVTGAHAITIWESHRLTGEVALSLGLSFVLIGLVYWLGFRTLAGYGFVMVPVLLGMVWALGLTGWVLGRVNLMAAGFGAVLLGVGDDVGILLFSRYREERRAGRTKARALHDALLGTGPGVVAGALATALAFLALAFTPFPGIRDLGLTTGLGLLACLAATFLVMPPLLLALDRGRGTFAPGSPAPLPRRRAWAPWAALILLGLALAGAPRTRWEEDLRRFRAQGNPALTLQERLTRTLGASLQPLALQIPLEDPDRLPGRWNRLSPILREAGLPVPDWQTLDPELRHALGSETWRRQVLEAAGRAGLDPAGLEGPLSALAAAASDPAQPVHALQALLPRTGETREQARPWNLWDGLRRGHRAPPLAPALTVPVRLDEAALVRLTPEVEAAGGRFVGTQPLFRAVKAIAKDAVQEAVLLALGGIFAVIALFGRSLRFACFAIVPLAASQVGALGALGWGGEPLTFLSLMAIPIALGVSVDTAFNLLHRARGEADASQRVARVNAVCAGTTLAGFGGMVFSGYRGLRGLGLACLGGVALALLLTQWLLPVLLEKWPLEKKGVS; this comes from the coding sequence ATGACCGGACTGCTCCGCCGCCTGCTGCGCCTGCACCTCTCCCCGCGCCCCGCCGGGCTGTGGGCGGTGGTCGCGGGGCTGACGTTTCTGCTGGGGCTCGGCGCCCTGCGCGTGGAGCGGGCGCTGGACCTGATGAGCCTCCTTCCGGTGGAGCATCCGGCCGTCCGGGCGAACCTGGAGGCCGGCGTGGGCCAGCAGGAGCTGCTGTGGCTCGTCGCCGAGGGGAGCGAAGGCGACCTGGAAGCCCGGCGCGCCTGGGCCGAGGGCCTGGTGGACCGCCTGCTCACCGCCGGCGACCTCCCCCTCAACGGCCTTGCCGCGGAGGGTCGCCTGTCGGAGCCCATCCCCGTGCCGGGCCCCGGCGGCGTGAGCCCCTGGCCGGCGCTCCTCGCCGTGGGGGCCCTCGCGGAAGGGGACGCCGCCGTGGGCCGCTTGACCACGGAAACCCTCTACACCCTGGCGCCCGCCTGGCTGGGGGACCGGCTCTCGCCTCTCAAGGAGCCCGCCGAACTGAAGCGCCGGCTGGAGGCCACGGCCCGCGCCCTGGGTTCGCCGGAGCCGCTTCCCGCGGCCCTCGCGCGGCTGGATCCCCTCGGGCTCCGGGACCTCGCCCCCGCCGCCGGCGGGGGCATGGCGAAGGCCCGGGAACTGGGCCGGGCCTTCACGCTGCGGATGCACACCGGCTACCTGGAGACCAAGGACGGCCGCTTCGTGATGCTGCCGCTGGTGGCGGGCTTTCCCGCTTCCGACGTGAAGGCCGCCACGCGCGCTCTGACCTGGTTGAGCCGCGGCGCCGCGGGACCCCTGCCGACCTCCGCGCGGCTGGGGGACTTGGAGGCCGCGCTGAAGCCCCAGGCGGATCGCCCTTTCCCCGTGCAGGTCACCGGCGCCCACGCGATCACGATCTGGGAATCCCACCGGCTCACGGGCGAAGTGGCGCTCAGCCTCGGCCTCAGCTTCGTCCTCATCGGCCTGGTCTACTGGCTGGGCTTCCGCACGCTCGCGGGCTACGGGTTCGTGATGGTGCCCGTCCTGCTGGGAATGGTGTGGGCCCTGGGCCTTACGGGCTGGGTGCTGGGCCGGGTGAACCTGATGGCCGCGGGGTTCGGCGCGGTGCTCCTGGGCGTGGGCGACGACGTAGGCATCCTCCTGTTCAGCCGCTATCGCGAGGAGCGCCGGGCGGGCCGGACCAAGGCGCGGGCCCTCCACGACGCGCTGCTGGGCACCGGCCCCGGCGTGGTGGCGGGCGCGCTGGCGACGGCGCTGGCCTTCCTCGCTCTGGCGTTCACGCCCTTTCCCGGAATCCGCGACCTGGGGCTCACCACGGGCCTCGGTTTGTTGGCCTGTCTGGCGGCCACGTTCCTGGTGATGCCCCCCTTGCTCCTGGCGCTGGACCGCGGTCGCGGCACCTTCGCCCCGGGTTCGCCCGCGCCCCTTCCCCGCCGCCGGGCGTGGGCGCCCTGGGCAGCCCTGATCCTCCTAGGGCTGGCCCTGGCCGGCGCGCCCCGCACTCGCTGGGAGGAGGACCTGCGCCGGTTCCGGGCTCAGGGCAATCCCGCCCTCACCTTGCAGGAGCGCCTCACCCGCACCCTCGGCGCGAGCCTCCAGCCCTTGGCCCTCCAGATCCCCCTGGAGGATCCGGATCGCCTGCCGGGGCGCTGGAACCGGCTGAGTCCCATCCTTCGCGAGGCGGGCCTGCCGGTGCCCGATTGGCAGACCCTGGATCCGGAGCTGCGCCACGCTCTGGGCTCCGAAACCTGGCGCCGCCAGGTACTGGAGGCGGCGGGCCGGGCGGGGCTGGATCCCGCGGGGCTCGAAGGACCCCTGTCGGCCCTGGCCGCGGCGGCCTCGGACCCCGCCCAGCCGGTCCACGCGCTCCAGGCCCTCCTTCCCCGAACCGGCGAGACCCGGGAACAGGCTCGGCCCTGGAACCTGTGGGACGGCCTGAGGCGGGGCCACCGCGCCCCGCCCCTGGCTCCCGCGCTGACGGTGCCCGTCCGGCTGGATGAAGCCGCCCTCGTCCGCCTCACGCCGGAGGTGGAAGCCGCCGGGGGCCGGTTCGTGGGCACCCAGCCCTTGTTCCGCGCCGTGAAGGCGATCGCCAAGGACGCGGTCCAGGAGGCCGTGCTCCTGGCGCTGGGCGGGATCTTCGCGGTGATCGCCCTGTTCGGCCGCAGCCTGCGTTTCGCCTGCTTCGCCATCGTCCCCCTCGCGGCCAGCCAAGTGGGCGCCCTGGGGGCCCTGGGCTGGGGCGGGGAACCCCTCACCTTCCTGTCCCTCATGGCCATTCCCATCGCGCTGGGCGTCAGCGTGGACACCGCCTTCAACCTGCTGCACCGCGCCCGGGGCGAAGCGGACGCCTCCCAGCGCGTGGCCCGGGTCAACGCCGTGTGCGCCGGGACCACCCTCGCCGGCTTCGGGGGGATGGTCTTCAGCGGCTACCGCGGGCTTCGGGGTCTCGGCCTCGCCTGCCTCGGGGGCGTCGCCCTCGCCCTGCTCCTCACCCAGTGGCTCCTGCCGGTGCTGCTGGAGAAATGGCCGCTGGAGAAAAAGGGAGTATCCTAG
- a CDS encoding AAA family ATPase translates to MLTRLKVNGFKNLINVDVSFGEFTCIAGPNGSGKSNLFDAIMFLSHLADKSLLEAAQLVRDPDCKNSDIRSLFFKAGDSIHETMEFEVEMIIPKFGIDDLGQKAEATTTFLTYKVVIGFNKRPSAYVAQPLMILEEKLDHITLGAARRHVYFKRNPGLISLLGVQRRTSSFISTDRENNIIKIHQDTKSDVHKGSGGRARQVSSRLLPRTVISTATAAEAPTALLARREMQSWRLLQLEPSAMRAPDPYIAPQVVAENGAHLPATMARLTGIARSKLYSGSTNELFRTVSEQKAKSIKQKIVESLSTLIDGVDDVYVDQDEKRELFSLIIIDNNQTKHEARSLSDGTLRFLALALIANDPDSSGLVCMEEPENGIHPTRIPSILTLLKDVSKAQRASSKLGPILRQVIINTHSPIVVALLSPEDILFSKPIQGIYNNKRIDRAAFIPLEKTWRSRLTPDSLVSSKGEVIEYLNVLATALSEGGLSNTATYVGLVESLPFVELQEEQE, encoded by the coding sequence ATGTTAACACGATTAAAGGTCAATGGGTTTAAAAATTTAATCAATGTTGATGTGAGTTTTGGAGAATTTACGTGTATTGCAGGCCCGAATGGATCGGGCAAATCGAATTTATTTGATGCAATAATGTTTTTAAGCCACTTGGCGGACAAGTCATTACTGGAGGCTGCCCAGCTTGTAAGAGATCCCGACTGTAAAAATTCAGACATTCGATCCTTGTTTTTTAAAGCAGGTGATTCAATTCACGAAACAATGGAATTTGAAGTCGAAATGATTATTCCAAAATTTGGAATAGACGACCTTGGGCAAAAAGCAGAAGCAACTACAACTTTTCTCACATATAAAGTGGTCATTGGATTTAACAAAAGACCTTCTGCCTACGTGGCTCAACCCCTAATGATATTAGAGGAAAAATTAGATCATATTACTTTGGGGGCCGCTCGTCGTCATGTTTATTTTAAAAGGAACCCCGGTTTAATAAGCCTTTTAGGTGTCCAGAGAAGAACGAGTTCTTTTATTTCGACTGATCGAGAAAATAATATTATTAAAATTCATCAAGATACCAAATCAGATGTACATAAGGGTTCAGGGGGGCGGGCGCGGCAGGTTTCCTCTAGATTATTGCCTAGAACTGTAATTAGTACCGCTACAGCGGCTGAGGCCCCTACCGCTTTGCTTGCACGGCGAGAAATGCAATCGTGGCGGTTATTGCAATTAGAACCATCCGCAATGCGCGCTCCGGACCCTTATATTGCCCCGCAGGTAGTCGCTGAAAATGGAGCGCACTTACCGGCAACCATGGCAAGATTAACTGGAATAGCGAGGAGTAAGTTATATTCGGGAAGCACAAATGAACTATTTAGAACTGTAAGTGAGCAAAAGGCGAAATCTATTAAGCAAAAAATTGTAGAATCACTTTCTACTCTTATTGATGGAGTTGATGATGTATATGTGGATCAGGATGAAAAACGAGAATTATTTAGCCTTATAATTATTGATAACAATCAAACCAAGCATGAGGCTCGAAGCCTATCGGATGGCACACTGCGTTTTTTGGCACTCGCCTTAATTGCAAATGATCCGGATTCTTCTGGCCTCGTTTGCATGGAAGAACCGGAAAATGGGATTCATCCAACTCGCATCCCTTCTATTTTAACTTTACTAAAAGATGTTTCTAAAGCACAGAGAGCTTCGTCTAAATTAGGACCCATCTTAAGGCAAGTTATTATTAATACACATTCTCCAATTGTGGTGGCTCTTTTGAGTCCAGAAGATATCTTGTTTTCAAAACCTATCCAAGGAATATATAACAATAAAAGGATAGATCGAGCTGCATTTATTCCGTTAGAGAAAACTTGGCGCTCACGGCTTACTCCCGACAGCTTGGTTTCTTCTAAGGGAGAGGTTATAGAATATTTAAATGTTCTTGCAACTGCATTAAGCGAAGGGGGATTGTCTAATACGGCTACATATGTGGGATTGGTAGAATCTCTTCCGTTTGTGGAGCTCCAAGAGGAGCAAGAGTGA
- a CDS encoding SAM-dependent methyltransferase → MALGLYHPEHGYYRRATGPWGFEGKDYYTALDLGPLLGQTLALRLEAAWERLGRPARFTALEPGAGRGWLGRDVLNAATGAFAEALVYVHRDDNPAARAAAEAALAPFLASGRARFAAEGEPLEPFVGAVFSNELFDALPAQPWRWSGAQWTREVLTEAGPQWQAAEPGEAGAWFAAHTDGLEPLDGSIWCEGLPAVIRDLAAPLEAGLFLAVDYGEPAGRLLAKGADLRRFKAHTVDGKWHEDLGESDLTADVDFTRLAHLLEEQGFGELFHVELSKWIRTHAPLDQWGAQWMALPPADRMQRTENLLQLTLPNMMGSRFRVLEGWKG, encoded by the coding sequence ATGGCCCTAGGCCTCTACCATCCCGAGCACGGCTACTACCGCCGGGCGACGGGGCCCTGGGGGTTCGAGGGGAAGGACTACTACACCGCCCTCGACCTGGGGCCGCTCCTGGGGCAGACCCTGGCCCTGCGCCTGGAAGCCGCCTGGGAGCGCCTGGGCCGGCCGGCGCGGTTCACGGCGCTGGAGCCCGGCGCGGGGCGCGGCTGGCTGGGCCGGGACGTGCTCAACGCGGCCACGGGCGCCTTCGCCGAGGCCCTCGTCTACGTGCATCGCGACGACAATCCGGCGGCCAGGGCCGCGGCGGAAGCGGCCCTGGCCCCTTTCCTGGCATCCGGCCGGGCGCGGTTCGCCGCCGAGGGCGAGCCGCTGGAGCCCTTCGTCGGCGCCGTCTTCAGCAACGAACTGTTCGACGCCCTGCCGGCGCAGCCCTGGCGGTGGAGCGGGGCGCAGTGGACCCGCGAAGTCCTGACCGAGGCGGGCCCCCAGTGGCAGGCGGCGGAGCCCGGCGAGGCCGGAGCCTGGTTCGCCGCCCACACGGACGGGCTGGAGCCCCTCGACGGAAGCATCTGGTGTGAAGGGCTCCCCGCCGTGATCCGCGACCTCGCCGCGCCCCTGGAGGCCGGGCTGTTCCTGGCCGTGGACTACGGCGAACCCGCCGGCCGGCTGCTGGCCAAGGGCGCGGACCTGCGCCGGTTCAAGGCCCACACCGTGGACGGCAAGTGGCACGAGGACCTGGGCGAGTCGGATCTCACTGCGGACGTCGATTTCACCCGGCTGGCCCACCTGCTGGAAGAACAGGGGTTTGGAGAATTGTTCCACGTGGAATTGAGCAAGTGGATCCGGACCCACGCCCCCCTGGATCAATGGGGCGCCCAGTGGATGGCGCTTCCCCCCGCGGACCGGATGCAGCGGACGGAGAACCTCCTCCAGCTCACCCTCCCCAACATGATGGGGAGCCGCTTCCGGGTGCTCGAGGGATGGAAGGGTTAG
- a CDS encoding CocE/NonD family hydrolase produces the protein MTLSRALRVAFLSLGLLAAAGTDLGAAPQDHYTKREVLIPMRDGVKLFTAIYAPKDATRAYPVLMERTPYGVRPYGPDAFPSHLGPSSRFEDEGFIFVYQDVRGRMMSEGSFENMRPDRAASGAATDEGTDTFDTLEWVLAHVPGHNGRAGQWGISYPGFYTALGALSGHPALKAVSPQAPVADWFQGDDFHRNGALWLPHAFNFMISFGKPRPAPTPMWPTPLDHGTSDGYAWFLRLGSTGATRGYAKDVAFWNEMLDHPDYDAFWRARDLRPRLKGVKPAVLTVGGWFDAENLFGSLQVFQALGRQSPATDSRLVMGPWFHGGWERSKGDHLGLVQFGSDTSDWFQAEILFPFFMHYLKGAPDPALSKATVFETGANRWRRFDAWPPPQAKEAKLYFQPGGGLGFAPPGKDGGADAFVSDPAKPVPFIEEVAIGMPREYMTADQRFASRRPDVLVFQTVPLEADLTVAGPLRPELFVAVTGTDADWVVKLIDVYPDGFTNPGFNPGSPWYRTANPMGGYQQLVRGEVMRGKYRDSLEKPTPFTPGQPTRVAWSMNDVFHTFRKGHRVMVQLQSTWFPLMDRNPQVFTNINEAQPEDYRKATHTVFHDAARPSSLGVGIYSEK, from the coding sequence ATGACGTTGAGCCGCGCCCTGCGCGTCGCGTTCCTGTCCCTGGGCCTGCTCGCCGCCGCGGGAACGGACCTGGGCGCCGCGCCCCAGGACCACTACACCAAGCGCGAGGTCCTGATTCCCATGCGCGACGGGGTGAAGCTGTTCACCGCCATCTACGCTCCCAAAGATGCGACCCGCGCCTATCCCGTCCTGATGGAGCGGACGCCCTATGGCGTGCGGCCCTACGGTCCCGACGCGTTTCCCTCCCACCTGGGGCCGTCGTCCCGATTCGAGGACGAGGGCTTCATCTTCGTGTACCAGGACGTGCGGGGCCGGATGATGTCCGAAGGGAGCTTCGAGAACATGCGCCCCGACCGCGCGGCCAGCGGCGCGGCGACGGACGAGGGCACGGACACCTTCGACACCCTGGAGTGGGTGCTGGCCCACGTCCCCGGCCACAACGGCCGCGCGGGCCAATGGGGGATCAGCTACCCCGGCTTCTACACCGCCCTGGGCGCCCTGTCCGGCCACCCGGCGCTCAAGGCCGTCTCGCCCCAGGCGCCCGTCGCGGACTGGTTCCAGGGGGACGACTTCCACCGCAACGGGGCGCTGTGGCTGCCCCACGCCTTCAATTTCATGATCAGCTTCGGCAAGCCCCGGCCCGCGCCCACCCCGATGTGGCCGACGCCCCTGGACCACGGCACCTCCGACGGCTACGCGTGGTTCCTGCGGCTGGGCTCCACCGGCGCCACCCGCGGCTACGCGAAGGACGTCGCCTTCTGGAACGAGATGCTGGACCACCCGGACTACGACGCCTTCTGGCGGGCCCGGGACCTGCGCCCCCGGCTGAAGGGCGTGAAGCCCGCAGTGCTCACCGTGGGCGGCTGGTTCGACGCCGAGAACCTGTTCGGTTCCCTCCAGGTCTTCCAGGCGCTGGGGCGCCAGAGCCCCGCCACGGACAGCCGGCTGGTGATGGGCCCCTGGTTCCACGGCGGATGGGAGCGGAGCAAGGGCGACCACCTCGGCTTGGTGCAATTCGGATCGGACACCTCCGACTGGTTCCAAGCGGAAATCCTGTTCCCCTTCTTCATGCACTACCTCAAGGGCGCGCCGGATCCCGCCCTGTCCAAAGCCACGGTCTTCGAGACGGGCGCCAACCGCTGGCGCCGGTTCGACGCCTGGCCGCCGCCCCAGGCGAAGGAAGCCAAGCTCTATTTTCAGCCCGGCGGCGGGCTCGGCTTCGCCCCGCCCGGGAAGGACGGCGGCGCGGACGCCTTCGTGTCGGATCCCGCCAAGCCCGTGCCCTTCATCGAAGAGGTGGCCATCGGGATGCCGCGCGAATACATGACCGCCGACCAGCGCTTCGCGAGCCGCCGCCCCGACGTCCTCGTCTTCCAGACCGTGCCCCTGGAGGCGGACCTGACCGTGGCGGGGCCGCTCCGGCCCGAGCTGTTCGTAGCCGTCACGGGCACCGACGCGGACTGGGTGGTGAAGCTGATCGACGTCTATCCCGACGGATTCACGAATCCGGGCTTCAACCCTGGCTCCCCCTGGTACCGGACGGCCAACCCCATGGGCGGCTACCAGCAGCTGGTGCGCGGGGAGGTCATGCGCGGCAAGTACCGCGACAGCCTGGAAAAGCCCACGCCCTTCACCCCCGGGCAGCCGACCCGCGTCGCCTGGAGCATGAACGACGTGTTCCACACCTTCCGGAAGGGCCACCGCGTCATGGTCCAGCTCCAGAGCACCTGGTTCCCCCTGATGGACCGCAATCCCCAGGTCTTCACCAACATCAACGAAGCCCAGCCCGAGGACTACCGGAAAGCCACCCACACGGTCTTCCACGACGCCGCGCGGCCGAGCAGCCTGGGCGTGGGGATTTATTCAGAGAAATGA
- a CDS encoding agmatine/peptidylarginine deiminase, which translates to MSRPSFRQPAEWDRHAACWLAWPGHGHLWQENLAPAQAEWAGLARAIAEDGGETLEILVEGAGEEAAAREALGGLAGAARFHHVPVGDIWLRDTAPIFVRDAAGALHAACFLFNGWGGKYVLPNDEHVADRVATLSGAPAVDRGLILEGGSVDVDGEGTVLTTRQCLLNPNRNPGLDQAQIETALREGLGAEKVLWLDEGLLNDHTDGHIDTLARFVAPGVVVCMEARDPADPNAAVLDRLAADLADFTDARGRKLQVVRIPSPGLVADEDGKPMPASYVNFYIGNWTVVVPTYGTPWDEAAVAALAPLFPGRRVVGRSARAILSGGGAFHCITQQQPEAR; encoded by the coding sequence ATGTCCCGACCGTCTTTCCGCCAACCCGCCGAATGGGACCGCCACGCCGCCTGCTGGCTGGCCTGGCCCGGCCACGGCCACCTGTGGCAGGAGAACCTGGCGCCCGCCCAGGCGGAGTGGGCGGGCCTCGCCCGCGCCATCGCGGAGGACGGCGGGGAGACCCTGGAGATTCTCGTGGAGGGCGCCGGCGAGGAGGCCGCCGCCCGCGAGGCCCTGGGCGGGCTGGCCGGCGCGGCGCGGTTCCACCACGTTCCCGTCGGCGACATCTGGCTGCGGGACACGGCCCCGATCTTCGTTCGCGACGCGGCCGGGGCGCTGCACGCCGCCTGCTTCCTGTTCAACGGATGGGGCGGGAAGTACGTCCTCCCCAACGACGAGCACGTCGCGGATCGCGTGGCGACCCTCAGCGGCGCCCCGGCCGTGGATCGCGGGCTGATCCTCGAAGGCGGTTCCGTGGACGTGGACGGCGAAGGCACCGTCCTCACCACGCGGCAGTGCCTGCTGAATCCCAACCGCAATCCCGGCCTGGACCAGGCCCAGATCGAAACGGCCCTGCGCGAAGGACTGGGCGCGGAGAAGGTCCTGTGGCTCGACGAGGGCCTGCTCAACGACCACACGGACGGCCACATCGACACCCTGGCCCGGTTTGTGGCGCCCGGCGTGGTGGTGTGCATGGAGGCCCGCGATCCGGCGGATCCCAACGCCGCGGTCCTGGACCGCCTCGCGGCGGATCTGGCGGACTTTACCGACGCGCGCGGTCGGAAGCTCCAGGTGGTCCGCATCCCCTCTCCGGGCCTTGTGGCGGACGAGGATGGGAAGCCCATGCCCGCCAGCTACGTGAACTTCTACATCGGCAACTGGACCGTGGTCGTGCCCACCTACGGCACCCCCTGGGACGAGGCGGCTGTGGCCGCCCTGGCGCCGCTGTTTCCGGGCCGCCGCGTAGTGGGCCGCTCGGCCCGCGCCATCCTCAGCGGCGGCGGAGCCTTCCACTGCATCACCCAGCAGCAGCCGGAGGCCCGATGA
- the aguB gene encoding N-carbamoylputrescine amidase, translated as MSAARTIRIAATQCAFTENLEENVARVEALVRDAAAQGANVILPSELFEGPYFCREEKDEFFDWAKPVDGHPTLARFQSLAKELGVVIPVSFFEKDGPHHYNSLAMMDADGSLLGVYRKSHIPDGPGYEEKFYFRPGNTGFKVWDTRFGKIGVGICWDQWYPECARAMMLMGAEILMYPTAIGSEPENPGLDTKDLWQRAMIGHAVSNVVPVLASNRIGTEGDQTFYGHSFISDHRGDKVAELGRTDTGVITAAFDLEEIRRNRASFGFFRDRRPELYSELCSR; from the coding sequence ATGAGCGCAGCCCGAACCATCCGCATCGCCGCCACCCAGTGCGCCTTCACGGAAAACCTGGAGGAGAACGTCGCCCGCGTGGAGGCCCTCGTCCGCGACGCCGCGGCCCAGGGCGCGAATGTGATCCTGCCCTCCGAGCTGTTCGAAGGTCCCTACTTCTGCCGCGAGGAGAAGGACGAGTTCTTCGACTGGGCCAAGCCCGTCGACGGCCACCCCACGCTCGCGCGGTTCCAATCCCTGGCCAAGGAACTGGGCGTGGTGATCCCCGTCTCGTTCTTCGAGAAGGACGGTCCCCACCACTACAACAGCCTGGCGATGATGGATGCGGACGGCTCCCTGCTCGGCGTCTACCGCAAGAGCCACATCCCCGACGGGCCCGGCTACGAGGAGAAGTTCTACTTCCGGCCCGGCAACACCGGCTTCAAGGTGTGGGACACCCGGTTCGGAAAGATCGGCGTGGGCATCTGCTGGGACCAGTGGTACCCGGAATGCGCCCGGGCCATGATGCTGATGGGCGCCGAGATCCTGATGTATCCCACCGCCATCGGCAGCGAGCCCGAGAATCCCGGACTGGACACCAAGGACCTGTGGCAGCGCGCCATGATCGGACACGCCGTGTCCAACGTGGTCCCCGTGCTCGCGTCCAACCGGATCGGAACCGAAGGAGATCAGACCTTCTACGGCCACTCCTTCATCTCCGATCATCGCGGCGACAAGGTGGCCGAACTGGGACGGACCGACACCGGCGTGATCACCGCCGCCTTCGACCTGGAGGAGATCCGCCGCAACCGCGCCTCCTTCGGCTTCTTCCGCGATCGGCGGCCGGAGCTGTATTCGGAGTTGTGTTCGCGCTAG